AACAAACCTTAACGGTGATTATAAAATTATCCCGACAACTATTTCTGTGGCGGGAGTTATTCCATCAATATCATATAATTTTAAATTTTAAAAAATAGAAATATGAGGTAAGAAGCATGAAAAATTTTGCATCTATTTTAAGGTTTATGAAAAAATATTATAAAAAATGAAAAAAATATTTTACATAATTATTTTATTGTTCTTGTTTAGTTGTGAAAAAAAAACCGATTGGCAATTAAAAGAAAAACACACCGATTTGATTGTTGTTGACGGCATAATTACAGATGAACAAAAATCGCATGAAATAAAAATCACTCACTCTGTTTCTGAATTGAATAAAACACCTCAACCGGTTGCGGGTGCAAGTGTAATTATAAGTAGCGAAGATTCTGTTTGGAATTTAACCGAACAACCCGCAAATTCGGGAATTTATAAAACAGCTAATATTTTCAAAGCACAATTGGAAAAGCATTATACTTTATTGATAAATTACAACAGCAAAATTTATACGGCAAAAACATATATGGTAAGTGGCAGTGGTTTTGTACCTTTAGTATATGCAAAAAATGGTGACAGTAAATTTTATCATATCGAAAAAGTTTGTAGTCCCTATAATCCCAACCAGCCGGCTATGTGGGAATTATCATTAGATTGGTCAAATGTGCCTGAGTATAAAGATTCTGTTCCCGAAAAATGTAAAGCAAAACTTATGTATTATACTTTGCCTACAATAGATGTAAGTGAAGTGTTTTCGCCTGATAAGGGAAAAATAGCATTTCCTGCCGGCACCAAAATCATTGAAAGACGATATTCCTTAACACCCGAACATGTTGAATTTTTAAGAGCTTTACTATCGGAAACAACATGGAGTGGTGGATTATTCGATTCCGCACATTCAAATGTACCAACGAACTTAAGTGAAGGCGCCACAGGATTTTTCGCTGCATGTGCTGTTACTTCCGTGTCAATTACTGTACTGCCTTGAAAATAAATTAAGTATAAAACTGAATTTTCTTTTTTAAAACCGCAAAGGCACAAAATCGCAAAGTCGCAAATGAAATGTTTATTTCAAAACTTTGCGATTTTGTGCCTTTGCGGTAAAATATTTTTTAGTTTGTTCAGGGTGTATTTTGTTTTATGTGTATTATTAATGAACAAAAACAAAATTATAAACCTTAAAAACCAAAAACCATGAAAACAATAAAAGAAAAAATCTACTGGATAATTTACGTAATGTTCATGATTTGCATAATTCTTCCAACATTTTTAAAATAATATTTAAAAAATATAATAAGCTCATCAGGGTAAAATAAATTTGAAGTGTATTATTATCGAAAAGCAATAAAAATAAGAAATAAAATAAATTATAAACCTTAAAAAAATCAAAACCATGAAAACAAAAGAATTAAAAAAATTAGCAATTATTCTGGTAGCTGTGATAGGGATCGGCATAACCGGATGTAAGAAAGATGAAAAACAAACCAACACTGATTCAATGCAACAACTTTCAAGCGACCAAAACTCAGTTCAGGGTGCTTCCGATGAAGGACTGAATGATGCTAATGGTGTGTTGGAACAAGGAGCAGCATCAAGGGGATACAAGTTACCATGTAATGTTACATTAGATACTGTTATTATTACCGGAGATACTGTTAAATATACTTTAACATATAATGGTTTAAACTGTCTGCAAAATGTTAACAGGTCTGGTGTTGTTATTGTTAAAAAGAAATTAAGTGATTTATGGAAAACTGCCGGAACAAAAGTTTATGTACAGTTTATTAATTTTAAAATAACAAAACATGCAAGAACTGTAACTGTAAACGGAATAAAAGTTTTTGAAAATGTAAGTGGCGGCTTTGTATTCAATTTAGGTGATGGAACAACTACATCTGTTACACACAGAGTTTCAGGTTATCTTAATGCAACTTTCGAAGACGGTACAGCAAGAACATGGAATATAGCAAGACAATTAACTTACACCGGTAATGCAAGCACTCAGCAATTAGTATTAACTGCCGATGGTTTTGGCTCAGCTGACGGATATTCAAATCTTGAAACATGGGGTACTACAAGAAAAGGAGATGCTTTCTATTCACAAATATTAACTCCGGTTTCAATAAAACAGGAATGTGCATGGGATGCAGCATCAGGTGCATTATCAATATCAATACCAGCCGAAACTATAAAAGCAACAATCACATGTGGGTTTGATAAAAATGATAAACCAATAACCAATGGTGACTGTCCTGCAAAATTCAAACTTGATTGGGAAAAACAAGGCAAATCAGGTACAATATTTTGCTGGCTGTAAATAATAAATTATCAAAAAAGGACTGGCTTTATTCAAGCCAGTCCTTTTTTCGTTTTGTACAACAATTTCATTTTATTTCGTGCAGGTTTAATAATATCAACAAGTTAATTTTAAAAATAATAATTATTTTGTCAAAATTACATAAAAATAAAATTTGATAGAGTAATTTACTAAATTAGCATTTACTAAAATGTTAAAAGAAAAATATTCCAAAATCTTTGTTTCTCTTCCCGTTCTTGATGAACGGGATTACTTACCTTTTTGTTTAAAAGCATTAGAAAAACAAACATTTCGCAATTTCGAAGTTTTTATTTGTGTTAATCAACCTGATGAATGGTGGAACATTGAAGAAAAAAAACAAATTTGCATAAACAATCAGAAAACATTGGAATTTTTGAAAAGCTATAAAAAAATTTCTGTTAAAATTATTGACAAATCAAGTAAATATAATGGATGGAACAATAAGAATTTAGGAATCGGCTGGGCAAGAAAAACAATTATGGATAAAATTTCTTCGTCAGCAGATAACGACTATTTAATTGTCAGCATTGATGCAGATACAGTTTTTAATGAAAATTATTTTACTTCATTAATAAATATTTTTAATAAAAAACCCGAAGCAGTTGCCATGTCAGTTCCCTATTATCATAATTTAACCAATGATGAAGTTTCAAATAAAGCAATTCTTCGATATGAAATTTACATGAGATATTATTTGCTCAATCTTTTCAGAATAAATTCTCCGTATTCATTTACAGCACTTGGTTCGGCAATTGTTATTCCGGTTTGGGCATACAAAAAAACAGGAGGAATTACTCCAAAGAAAAGCGGTGAAGATTTTTATTTTCTTCAAAAACTTGCAAAATATGGAAAGATTTTAAATTACTGTTCTGAAAAGGTTTTTCCTGCTGCACGTTTTTCCGACAGAGTTTTTTTCGGAACAGGACCTGCTATGATCAAAGGAGCAAAAGGAGATTGGGAAAGTTACCCGATTTATGATTATTCTTTATTTGATGAAATAAAAAAATCTTACGAATTAATTTCATTATTATTTCAAAAAAATATTGAAACTAAATTTTTAGTTTTTATAGAAAATCAATTTAAGTCAGATAACTTATGGAAACTTCTGCGAAACAATTCAACATCATTTGAAAAATTTAGAAAAGCATTTCATGGTAAGGCAGATGGATTAAGGATTTTACAGTTTTTAAAATCAGAACAAAAATTAATAAACAAAACAGATGAAAATTGTTTAATGGAGTTTCTCAATAAATTTTATAAAAATGATTTTATAAAGACAGGCATTGATTTGCAAACATTCTCTTTTTCCGATTTATCAATAAATACATTGAATAAAATAAGAAATTTTTTATTCGAAGCAGAAGAAAATTATAGAAAATCGAATACATTCTGAATTTCGGATTTTTTAATGGCACGGAATTTGAAACATATTTATTAAATTTGCATTCATGAAAAAAGTTATATATATACTTACTTCTTTGTTTTTATTATTTTTTACTTCCTGTAAGAAAGATGACAATACAAATACATCAAACGAAGACCCAAGAACTAAATTCGAAGGTACATGGACTTGTAAAGAAACATGCAAGAAAGACGGTTCTTTTACGGCTTTTCCCGTTACAATTTCGAAAAATACTTCAAATAGTACGGAAATATTAATAGCAAATTTCAATAATCTCGGTCAAACTGATAATTTACATGCAATAATTACTGGTTATAATTTTACAATTCCACAACAATCTTATACATCATCAAACTATCCGGTATCAGGAAGCGGAGCAATTGATAGTAAACAAACTTCAATAAATATGAACTATTTGGTTAATGAAGGAGCACAAACAGACGAATATACTGCCGTTCTTACAAAATAAAAATTATTTATAAGCAATGGATATTTCGAATTGCACCAAATCAACAAATTCCTGAATTCGGTTTTTTATTTCTTCTTTGGTAAGATTTATCAATTTTTCTGTACCGAATTTTTCAACAGTAAAAGATGCCATTGCAGAACCCATGATAATTGCACCTTTTAAATTTTCAAAAGAAATATCTTTTGTTTTATCAAGATAACCGATAAAGCCACCGGCAAAAGAATCGCCGGCACCAGTGGGGTCAAAAACTTCTTCGAGAGGAAGTGCCGGAGCAAAAAATACCTGCTCTTTATCAAATAATAATGCACCATGCTCACCTTTCTTAATGATGAGATATTTTGGTCCCATTTCCATGATTTTTCTTGCTGCCTTAATTAAAGAATATTCGTTACTCAACATTCTTGCTTCTTCTTCATTAATGGTAAGCACATCAATCATTTTAAGAACTTCTTTCAAATCATTCATGGCAGTATCAATCCAAAAATTC
The sequence above is a segment of the Bacteroidales bacterium genome. Coding sequences within it:
- a CDS encoding PfkB family carbohydrate kinase, encoding MSLLIVGTIAFDAIETPFGKTDKIIGGAATYIGLAASYFTQNLGLVSVIGDDFPKDYTDLLKSKNINLDGIEIKQGEKSFFWSGKYHIDMNTRDTLVTELNVLAGFDPVVSAKFKEPDFLMLGNLTPLIQKKVIQQLTKRPKLIVLDTMNFWIDTAMNDLKEVLKMIDVLTINEEEARMLSNEYSLIKAARKIMEMGPKYLIIKKGEHGALLFDKEQVFFAPALPLEEVFDPTGAGDSFAGGFIGYLDKTKDISFENLKGAIIMGSAMASFTVEKFGTEKLINLTKEEIKNRIQEFVDLVQFEISIAYK
- a CDS encoding glycosyltransferase — protein: MLKEKYSKIFVSLPVLDERDYLPFCLKALEKQTFRNFEVFICVNQPDEWWNIEEKKQICINNQKTLEFLKSYKKISVKIIDKSSKYNGWNNKNLGIGWARKTIMDKISSSADNDYLIVSIDADTVFNENYFTSLINIFNKKPEAVAMSVPYYHNLTNDEVSNKAILRYEIYMRYYLLNLFRINSPYSFTALGSAIVIPVWAYKKTGGITPKKSGEDFYFLQKLAKYGKILNYCSEKVFPAARFSDRVFFGTGPAMIKGAKGDWESYPIYDYSLFDEIKKSYELISLLFQKNIETKFLVFIENQFKSDNLWKLLRNNSTSFEKFRKAFHGKADGLRILQFLKSEQKLINKTDENCLMEFLNKFYKNDFIKTGIDLQTFSFSDLSINTLNKIRNFLFEAEENYRKSNTF
- a CDS encoding DUF4249 family protein, whose translation is MKKIFYIIILLFLFSCEKKTDWQLKEKHTDLIVVDGIITDEQKSHEIKITHSVSELNKTPQPVAGASVIISSEDSVWNLTEQPANSGIYKTANIFKAQLEKHYTLLINYNSKIYTAKTYMVSGSGFVPLVYAKNGDSKFYHIEKVCSPYNPNQPAMWELSLDWSNVPEYKDSVPEKCKAKLMYYTLPTIDVSEVFSPDKGKIAFPAGTKIIERRYSLTPEHVEFLRALLSETTWSGGLFDSAHSNVPTNLSEGATGFFAACAVTSVSITVLP